A single region of the Drosophila takahashii strain IR98-3 E-12201 chromosome 2R, DtakHiC1v2, whole genome shotgun sequence genome encodes:
- the Dp1 gene encoding vigilin, with amino-acid sequence MQAAAVMEETNNATTIEQQPIALINGQEQVSNEQQPSSPTSVATPTSTTSGGTGNATPAFSYDDLFPALPANTSAPSQSGASSSTLARVTSSQKTQVLHVPCEERKSTESEKFGEGESKRICQQITKETGAQIEIVSGKNQSLTFLIKGKQSELLDARRKILMGFSTQASRQVTVPREHYRVILGKGGQRLRELERVTSTRINIPSQGDESEFITIAGTKEGIAQAEQEIRQLSAEQYKKSSDRTTVPKIYHPFIVGPYSENLNKLQEETGAKINVPPQQVQKDEIIISGEKDAVAAAKAKVEAIFKEMEKKCSTVSVEVAKPQHRYVIGPKGSTIAEILQLTGVSVEMPPNDSTCETITLRGPQVALGNALTVVYQKANSVKSVEINAPHWIHKYVIGRKGANMKQLEEDCPNVNVNCLEDKIKLEGDPENVDRAVSYLTEIISNYEENFTFEVMTVNPSYYKHIIGKAGANVNRLKDELKVNINIEEREGQNNIRIEGPKEGVRQAQLELQEKIDKLENEKSKDVIIDRRLHRSIIGAKGEKIREVKDRYRQVTITIPTPQENTDIVKLRGPKEDVDKCHKDLLKLVKEIQESSHIIEVPIFKQFHKFVIGKGGANIKKIRDETQTKIDLPAEGDTNEVIVITGKKENVLEAKERIQKIQNELSDIVTEEVQIPPKYYNSIIGTGGKLISSIMEECGGVSIKFPNSDSKSDKVTIRGPKDDVEKAKGQLLELANERQLASFTAEVRAKQQHHKFLIGKNGASIRKIRDATGARIIFPSNEDTDKEVITIIGKEDSVKKAREQLEAIIKECDEVTEGEVEVDPKHHKHFVAKRGFILHRISEECGGVMISFPRAGTNSDKVTIKGAKDCIEAARQRIEEIVADLEAQTTIEVVIPQRQHRTIMGARGFKVQQVTSEFDVQIKFPDRDATEPVEGLTNGGGSGENGGDEGQEGGEQEAETVEPVRQCDVIRITGRIEKCEAAKQALLDLIPIEEELTVPFDLHRTIIGPRGANVRQFMSKHDVHVELPPSELKSDVIKVSGTPARVAEAREALEKMIEDYEADRADRELRSFVLQVDVDTEYHSKLIGRHGAVINKLRADHDVNISLPKRDDPNQRIISITGYQAKTEAARDAILEIVGDLQTLHREVIEIDTRIHSHIIGHRGRTIRKVIEDYKVDIKFPSSDEAQSNPNAVTIIGKEEDVENAKEVLLSMAEDYERDYLENLPPSPQPQTVGAFLSGSGSGSGAGGASENGFVIKDAPWEKQKQAKNLTAPNTQSQEDFPHFAAGGAPVATTPITSVWGPKN; translated from the exons atgCAAGCAGCAGCAGTGATGGAGGAAACTAACAACG CAACTACCATCGAGCAGCAGCCCATCGCCCTCATCAATGGCCAAGAGCAGGTGTCCAACGAGCAGCAACCATCATCGCCCACTTcggtggccacgcccactagcACCACTAGCGGCGGCACTGGCAATGCCACGCCCGCCTTCAGCTACGACGACCTGTTCCCGGCTCTGCCGGCCAACACCTCGGCGCCGTCGCAATCCGGAGCTTCCAGCTCGACGCTAGCCCGTGTGACGAGCTCCCAGAAAACGCAG GTTTTGCATGTACCCTGCGAGGAGCGCAAGTCCACGGAGTCCGAGAAGTTCGGCGAGGGCGAATCGAAGCGGATTTGCCAGCAGATCACCAAGGAGACGGGAGCCCAGATCGAGATTGTGAGCGGCAAGAACCAATCGCTGACCTTCCTGATCAAGGGCAAGCAGAGCGAGCTGCTCGACGCTCGTCGCAAGATCCTGATGGGCTTCTCGACGCAGGCCAGTCGCCAGGTGACCGTTCCCCGGGAGCACTACCGCGTCATCCTCGGCAAGGGTGGCCAGCGGTTGCGCGAGCTCGAGCGCGTCACCTCCACGCGCATCAACATCCCCAGCCAGGGCGACGAGAGCGAGTTCATCACCATTGCCGGCACCAAGGAGGGTATCGCTCAGGCCGAGCAGGAGATCCGCCAGCTGTCCGCCGAGCAGTACAAGAAGTCGTCGGACCGCACCACGGTGCCCAAGATCTATCATCCCTTCATCGTGGGTCCCTACAGCGAGAACCTCAACAAGCTGCAGGAGGAGACTGGCGCCAAGATCAACGTGCCGCCGCAGCAGGTGCAGAAGGATGAGATCATCATCTCGGGCGAGAAGGACGCCGTCGCGGCGGCCAAGGCCAAGGTGGAGGCCATCTtcaaggagatggagaagaaGTGCTCCACCGTTAGTGTGGAGGTGGCCAAGCCGCAGCATCGCTACGTCATCGGCCCCAAGGGCTCCACCATCGCCGAGATCCTGCAGTTGACCGGTGTGTCCGTGGAGATGCCGCCCAACGACTCCACCTGTGAGACGATTACGCTGCGTGGCCCGCAGGTGGCTTTGGGAAATGCCCTGACCGTTGTCTATCAGAAGGCCAACTCGGTCAAGTCGGTGGAGATCAATGCCCCGCACTGGATCCACAAGTACGTGATCGGTCGCAAGGGTGCCAACATgaagcagctggaggaggacTGCCCCAATGTGAACGTGAACTGCCTGGAGGACAAGATCAAGCTGGAGGGCGATCCCGAGAACGTGGACAGGGCTGTCTCCTATCTGACCGAGATCATCAGCAACTACGAGGAGAACTTCACGTTCGAGGTGATGACTGTTAATCCCTCGTACTACAAGCATATCATCGGCAAGGCTGGCGCCAACGTGAACCGCCTGAAGGATGAGCTGAAGGTTAACATCAACATCGAGGAGCGCGAGGGCCAGAACAACATTCGCATCGAGGGACCCAAGGAGGGTGTGCGGCAGGCGCAGCTTGAGTTACAAGAAAAAATCGACAAACTGGAAAACGAAAAATCGAAGGATGTGATCATTGACCGCCGTCTGCATCGTTCCATCATCGGAGCCAAGGGCGAGAAGATTCGCGAGGTGAAGGATCGCTACCGCCAGGTGACGATCACGATACCCACGCCCCAGGAGAACACCGACATCGTGAAGCTGCGCGGCCCCAAGGAGGATGTGGACAAGTGCCACAAGGATCTGCTCAAGCTGGTCAAGGAGATCCAGGAATCGTCGCACATCATCGAGGTGCCCATCTTCAAGCAGTTCCACAAGTTCGTCATCGGCAAGGGTGGCGCCAACATCAAGAAGATCCGCGACGAGACGCAGACCAAGATCGATCTGCCCGCGGAGGGTGATACCAACGAGGTGATCGTCATCACCGGCAAGAAGGAGAACGTGCTGGAGGCCAAGGAGCGCATCCAGAAGATCCAGAACGAGCTCTCCGACATTGTCACCGAGGAGGTGCAGATCCCGCCCAAGTACTACAACTCGATCATCGGCACCGGTGGCAAGCTTATCTCGTCCATTATGGAGGAGTGCGGTGGCGTATCCATCAAGTTCCCCAATAGCGACTCCAAGAGCGATAAG GTAACTATTCGCGGTCCCAAGGACGATGTGGAGAAGGCCAAGGGTCAACTGTTGGAGCTGGCCAACGAGCGGCAGCTGGCTTCTTTCACCGCCGAGGTGCGCGccaagcagcagcaccacaaGTTCCTGATCGGTAAGAATGGCGCCTCTATCCGCAAGATCCGCGATGCCACTGGTGCGCGCATCATCTTCCCCTCGAACGAGGACACCGACAAGGAGGTGATCACCATCATTGGCAAGGAGGACAGTGTGAAGAAGGCCCGCGAGCAGCTAGAGGCGATCATCAAGGAGTGCGACGAAGTTACCGAGGGTGAGGTGGAGGTCGATCCCAAGCACCACAAGCACTTTGTGGCCAAGCGCGGCTTCATCCTGCACCGCATTTCCGAGGAATGCGGCGGCGTGATGATCTCCTTCCCCCGCGCCGGCACCAATTCCGATAAGGTGACGATCAAGGGCGCCAAGGACTGCATCGAGGCGGCCCGTCAGCGCATCGAGGAGATCGTCGCCGATCTGGAGGCGCAGACCACCATCGAGGTGGTGATTCCTCAGCGTCAGCACCGCACCATTATGGGCGCCCGCGGCTTCAAGGTTCAGCAGGTGACCTCCGAGTTCGATGTGCAGATCAAGTTCCCCGATCGCGATGCCACCGAGCCCGTTGAGGGTCTGACCAACGGAGGCGGTAGCGGCGAGAATGGCGGCGACGAAGGCCAGGAGGGCGGCGAGCAGGAGGCGGAGACCGTGGAGCCGGTGCGTCAGTGCGATGTTATCCGCATCACGGGCAGGATTGAGAAGTGCGAGGCCGCCAAGCAGGCTCTGCTCGATCTCATCCCCATCGAGGAGGAGCTGACGGTGCCTTTCGACCTTCACCGCACCATCATTGGGCCGCGCGGTGCCAATGTGCGCCAGTTCATGTCCAAGCACGATGTGCACGTGGAGCTGCCGCCCAGTGAGCTGAAGTCGGATGTGATCAAGGTCTCCGGCACGCCGGCTCGCGTGGCTGAGGCCCGCGAGGCGCTGGAGAAGATGATCGAGGACTATGAGGCTGATCGGGCCGATCGCGAGCTGCGCTCCTTTGTGCTCCAGGTGGACGTGGACACGGAGTACCACTCGAAGCTCATTGGTCGTCATGGCGCTGTGATTAACAAGCTGCGTGCCGATCACGACGTCAACATTTCGCTGCCCAAGCGGGACGATCCCAATCAGCGCATCATCTCTATTACCGGCTACCAGGCCAAGACGGAGGCGGCGCGCGATGCCATCCTGGAGATTGTGGGCGACCTCCAGACCCTTCATCGCGAGGTCATCGAGATCGATACACGCATCCACTCGCACATCATTGGCCACCGCGGACGCACCATTCGCAAGGTCATCGAGGACTACAAG GTGGACATCAAGTTCCCATCTTCCGACGAAGCTCAAAGCAACCCCAATGCCGTGACCATCATTGGCAAGGAGGAGGACGTTGAGAACGCCAAGGAGGTGCTGCTCAGCATGGCCGAGGACTACGAGCGTGACTACTTGGAGAACTTGCCGCCATCGCCGCAGCCGCAGACGGTCGGTGCCTTCCTTTCTGGATCGGGATCTGGATCCGGCGCTGGAGGTGCCAGCGAGAACGGCTTTGTCATTAAGGACGCGCCGTGggagaagcagaagcaggCCAAGAACCTGACTGCGCCCAACACTCAGTCGCAGGAGGACTTCCCGCACTTCGCTGCTGGCGGGGCTCCGGTGGCCACCACGCCCATCACTTCCGTGTGGGGCCCCAAAAACTAA